The following are encoded in a window of Eriocheir sinensis breed Jianghai 21 chromosome 35, ASM2467909v1, whole genome shotgun sequence genomic DNA:
- the LOC127007451 gene encoding myosin heavy chain, muscle-like: MPGHVKKSTGPDPDPSEYLFISMEMKMKDSTKPYDSKKSCWVPDPKEGFVEGEIQETKGDLVSVFARGETKDWKKEQVHQVNPPKYEKCEDMSNLTYLNDPSVLYNLKTRYVAKLIYTYSGLFCIVINPYKRYPIYTNRTVKIYQGKRRNEVPPHLFAISDGAYMDMLQLSENQSMLITGESGAGKTENTKKVLSYFANVGATTTKKKPGEKEKPNLEDQIVQTNPVLEAFGNAKTTRNDNSSRFGKFIRIHFQPNGKLSGGDIEVYLLEKARVISQQPLERSYHIFYEIMSDQIKEIKPMCLLSNDIHDYHYVSQGKVTVPSIDDKEDMQFCHEAFDILGFSKTEVENVYKITASVMHMGEMKFKQRGREEQAEPDGTEVGEILGTLLGVDSADLYKNITKPKIKVGNEFVAKGMNVNQCNYSIGALAKSLFDRLFRYLVIICNKTLATGQKRATFIGVLDIAGFEIFEYNGFEQICINFCNEKLQQFFNHHMFVLEQEEYKREEIDWVFVDFGMDLQACIELFEKKMGLLSILEEESMFPKATDKSFAEKLNTNHLGKSPVFVKPKAPKPGQEESHFAIVHYAGTVSYNLTGWLEKNKDPLNDTVVDQLKKASNDMIVILFADHPGQSAPAESGGGKGKKSGGFKTVSSAYREQLNNLMKTLNATHPHFIRCIVPNETKSPGVVDAALVMHQLTCNGVLEGIRICRKGFPNRMLYPDFKHRYKILASQEMAAIPDDKQAAKVCFDKSGLDVELYRLGKTKVFFRAGVLGSMEELRDERLGKIVAWLQAWMRGWIGRKEYKRLQEQRVSLVVVQRNVRKFMTLRTWPWFNLWQKVKPLLNQPRLEDEIRKLKDRSEKACEDLENELKLKSELEISNAALLEEKNTLAVELDSNKGSMSEYLEQQAKLQAQKHELEAQLTDLSERLAREEEARKELFSQKKSIDNDSIVFKRDIEDLELTVTKVEQDKAAKDHQIHSLTEEIAHQEEIIARLNKEKKQLQEVGQRLSEDHQSIEDKCGHLNNVKGKLEQTLDELEDSLEREKKLRSDVEKAKRKLEGDVKLTQETVSDLERHYKDMESTIQRKDKEYSIMATKLEEEQGMYSKIQRTLREQQSRIEEVETEVEHERQARAKAEKGKTKLQRELTDLNDRLEEAGGATVAQIELNKKREAELAKLRRDLEETNIQHESALNLIRKKHNDAVSEMSEQVDHLNKMKARIEKEKDTLRRDSEESKAALDGLTRDKAVAEKHIKQQHQNLAEANAKLDESTRTLNDYDAAKKKLAVENADLLRQLEEADNQITMLAKVKFNLSSQLDECKKITEEESKERATLLGKYRNLEHDIDGLREQLEEESEAKADLQRLYSKAHSEAQMWRSKYETEGVARAEELEAARMKLAARLEESESQIEQLNLKNLNLLKTKDKLTMDLEEVQVILDRAESQAAAAEKRQKNFDRVIAEWKMKVDDLSGELDSSQKECRNYSTEHFRMKAAYEENLEHLDSVRRENKSLTDEIKDLMDQIGEGGRSYHDLQKNGKRLEIEKEELQAALEEAEAALEQEENKVLRGQLELSQVKQEIDRRIQEKEEEFDNTRKCHIRALESMQGSLEAEAKSKAEALRLKKKLESDINELEISLDHSSKAYSDLQRSYKKTQGEFKELQIKFAEEQHLASELREQFSVSERRANGLHIELEEARTLLEQSDRARRQTESELADSRELFGNTNNQFSALTIAKRKLDGEWQTLHADYDEMMNEAKNSEEKAKKAMVDAARLADELRAEQEHGQAQEKIRKGLETSVKELQLKLEDSENYVSKTGKKAMSKLETRIRELECQLDDEARRHSDAQKNLRRCERRIKELTFQADEDKKNHERMQDLVDKLQQKIKTYKRQIEEAEEIAALNLAKFRKAQQELEEVHAC, translated from the exons atgcctgGTCACGTCAAGAAGAGCACGGGTCCCGACCCCGATCCCTCCGAATACCTGTTCATCTCcatggaaatgaaaatgaaggactCCACCAAGCCTTACGATTCCAAGAAGTCCTGCTGGGTTCCTGACCCCAAGGAAGGGTTCGTTGAGGGTGAGATCCAGGAAACGAAAGGAGATTTGGTATCCGTTTTCGCTCGTGGAGAAACAAAGGATTGGAAGAAGGAACAGGTCCACCAGGTTAACCCACCCAAGTATGAGAAGTGCGAGGACATGTCCAACTTAACCTACCTGAACGACCCCTCCGTCCTGTACAACCTGAAGACTCGCTATGTGGCCAAGCTCATCTACACCTACTCCGGCCTCTTCTGTATCGTGATCAACCCGTACAAGCGCTACCCCATCTACACCAACCGCACTGTCAAGATCTACCAGGGCAAGAGGCGTAATGAGGTGCCGCCTCACCTGTTCGCCATCTCTGACGGCGCCTACATGGACATGTTACAGC TTTCGGAGAATCAGTCCATGTTGATCAC CGGTGAGTCCGGCGCCGGCAAGACCGAGAACACCAAGAAGGTACTCTCCTACTTCGCCAACGTCGGCGCCACCACCACAAAGAAAAAGCCTGGCGAGAAAGAGAAGCCT AACCTGGAGGACCAGATCGTGCAGACCAACCCTGTGCTGGAGGCCTTCGGAAACGCCAAGACCACGCGTAACGACAACTCCTCCCGCTTC GGTAAGTTCATCCGCATTCACTTCCAACCCAATGGCAAGCTGTCTGGTGGTGACATCGAGGTCTACCTGCTGGAGAAGGCTCGTGTCATCTCCCAGCAGCCCCTTGAGCGATCCTACCACATCTTCTATGAGATAATGTCCGACCAGATCAAGGAAATCAAGC CAATGTGCCTCTTGAGCAACGACATTCACGACTACCACTACGTGTCTCAGGGCAAGGTCACCGTGCCTTCCATCGACGACAAGGAGGACATGCAGTTCTGTCAT GAAGCCTTTGACATTCTGGGCTTCAGCAAAACAGAGGTGGAGAACGTGTACAAGATCACCGCCTCCGTCATGCACATGGGAGAGATGAAGTTCAAGCAGAGGGGTCGTGAGGAGCAGGCCGAACCCGATGGAACTGAG GTGGGTGAGATCCTCGGCACCTTGCTGGGAGTGGACTCAGCGGACCTTTACAAAAACATCACCAAGCCCAAGATCAAGGTCGGAAACGAGTTCGTAGCAAAGGGCATGAATGTCAACCAGTGTAATTACTCTATCGGCGCCTTAGCCAAGAGTTTGTTTGATCGTCTCTTCAGGTACCTGGTCATCATCTGTAACAAGACTCTGGCGACTGGTCAGAAACGAGCGACATTTATTGGTGTACTTGATATTGCCGGCTTCGAAATTTTCGAA TACAACGGCTTCGAGCAGATCTGCATCAACTTCTGTAATGAGAAGCTGCAGCAGTTCTTCAACCACCACATGTTCGTGCTGGAGCAGGAGGAATATAAGAGGGAAGAAATCGACTGGGTCTTCGTGGACTTCGGCATGGACTTGCAGGCCTGCATTGAACTATTTGAGAAG AAAATGGGTCTTTTGTCCATCCTGGAAGAGGAGTCCATGTTCCCCAAAGCCACAGACAAGTCATTCGCTGAAAAACTTAACACGAACCATTTGGGCAAGTCGCCTGTGTTCGTGAAGCCGAAGGCCCCCAAGCCGGGCCAGGAGGAGTCCCATTTCGCCATCGTCCACTACGCCGGCACCGTGAGCTATAACCTGACGGGGTGGCTGGAAAAGAACAAGGATCCGCTAAACGACACTGTGGTGGACCAGCTCAAGAAAGCCAGCAACGACATGATCGTGATCCTCTTTGCCGACCATCCTggacagtctgctcctgctgagaGTGGCggcgggaagg GCAAGAAATCTGGTGGCTTCAAAACTGTCTCCTCCGCATACAGG GAGCAATTGAACAACCTGATGAAGACTCTGAACGCTACTCACCCTCACTTCATCCGTTGCATTGTGCCCAACGAGACCAAGTCCCCGG GTGTGGTGGATGCAGCCTTGGTGATGCATCAACTGACCTGTAACGGTGTGCTTGAAGGCATCCGTATCTGTCGCAAAGGCTTCCCCAACAGGATGCTCTACCCTGACTTTAAGCATCG GTACAAGATTCTCGCCTCGCAAGAAATGGCTGCCATACCCGATGACAAGCAAGCCGCTAAGGTTTGCTTTGACAAGTCTGGTCTTGATGTTGAACTTTACCGTCTCGGTAAAACCAAG GTGTTCTTCCGAGCTGGTGTATTGGGCAGCATGGAGGAGCTACGCGACGAGCGACTCGGAAAGATCGTTGCTTGGCTCCAGGCCTGGATGCGAGGATGGATCGGCCGCAAAGAATATAAGCGTCTTCAGGAGCAGCGCGTCTCCCTTGTAGTCGTGCAGCGCAACGTTAGGAAGTTCATGACGCTCAGGACCTGGCCATGGTTCAACTTATGGCAGAAGGTCAAGCCTCTTCTCAATCAGCCTCGTCTGGAGGACGAAATTCGTAAACTGAAAGACAGGTCAGAGAAGGCTTGCGAAGACTTGGAAAATGAACTGAAGCTCAAATCAGAGTTGGAAATTTCAAACGCTGCTCTTTTAGAAGAGAAAAACACCCTGGCCGTAGAGCTCGACTCCAACAAAGGCAGCATGTCTGAGTATCTGGAGCAGCAGGCCAAACTTCAGGCCCAGAAGCACGAGCTGGAGGCTCAACTAACA GATCTCTCTGAACGTCttgcaagggaagaggaagcccGCAAGGAACTCTTCTCTCAGAAAAAGTCCATCGATAATGATTCCATTGTTTTCAAGAGGGATATTGAAGACTTGGAGCTAACTGTAACAAAGGTTGAACAAGACAAAGCAGCTAAAGACCATCAAATTCACTCATTAACAGAAGAAATTGCTCATCAAGAGGAAATCATTGCTAGGCTgaacaaagagaaaaagcaaTTACAGGAGGTCGGCCAGAGGCTATCGGAGGACCACCAGTCGATTGAAGACAAGTGTGGACACTTGAACAATGTCAAGGGCAAACTGGAACAGACCCTTGATGAGTTGGAAGATTCCCTGGAACGCGAAAAGAAGCTGCGCAGCGACGTCGAAAAAGCCAAAAGAAAGTTGGAAGGTGATGTAAAATTGACTCAAGAAACTGTCTCCGATCTGGAGCGTCACTATAAGGACATGGAGAGCACCATTCAGCGGAAGGACAAGGAATATTCTATCATGGCTACCAAACTTGAGGAAGAGCAGGGAATGTACTCCAAGATTCAGAGAACTCTAAGGGAACAGCAGTCTCGAATTGAAGAGGTTGAGACTGAAGTAGAGCACGAGAGACAGGCTCGTGCTAAGGCTGAGAAAGGAAAAACTAAACTGCAGCGTGAATTGACTGACCTCAACGACCGTttggaggaggctggaggagcAACAGTCGCTCAAATTGAGCTGAACAAGAAACGCGAGGCTGAGCTAGCCAAGCTACGCCGCGATCTGGAGGAGACCAACATCCAGCACGAATCTGCTCTCAACCTTATTCGCAAAAAGCATAACGACGCCGTATCTGAAATGTCAGAACAGGTCGATCATCTGAATAAGATGAAGGCAAG GatcgaaaaggagaaagatactCTGAGGCGCGATTCTGAAGAGTCCAAGGCAGCTCTCGACGGTCTGACTCGTGACAAG GCTGTGGCGGAGAAgcacataaaacaacaacaccagAACCTGGCAGAGGCCAACGCTAAGCTGGATGAGTCGACAAGGACCCTCAACGACTATGATGCTGCTAAGAAGAAACTTGCTGTGGAGAACGCAGACCTCCTGCGGCAGCTTGAGGAGGCTGATAACCAGATAACCATGCTGGCTAAGGTCAAATTTAACCTTTCCAGCCAACTGGATGAATGCAAGAagataacagaggaagaaagcaaa GAACGCGCCACGCTGCTGGGTAAGTATCGCAACTTGGAGCATGATATCGACGGTCTCCGAGAGCAgctggaggaggaaagtgaagccaAGGCTGATCTCCAGCGTCTGTATTCCAAAGCGCATAGTGAGGCTCAGATGTGGCGTTCAAAGTATGAGACTGAGGGCGTGGCTCGCGCTGAAGAGCTGGAGGCAGCTCGAATGAAGCTTGCCGCTCGCCTGGAGGAATCCGAGTCTCAGATCGAACAACTTAACCTAAAGAACCTGAATCTTTTGAAGACTAAGGACAAGCTGACCATGGATCTCGAAGAAGTTCAAGTTATTCTGGACCGCGCCGAATCTCAAGCAGCTGCTGCGGAGAAAAGGCAGAAGAACTTTGACAGGGTCATCGCAGAATGGAAGATGAAGGTCGACGATCTGTCAGGAGAACTAGATTCTTCTCAGAAAGAATGCCGCAACTACTCAACGGAACACTTCCGCATGAAAGCCGCTTACGAAGAAAATCTTGAGCATCTCGATTCAGTTCGCCGCGAAAATAAATCTCTCACGGATGAAATTAAGGACTTGATGGACCAGATTGGTGAGGGTGGCCGTTCATACCATGATCTTCAGAAGAATGGTAAGCGCCTTGAAATTGAGAAGGAGGAGCTGCAAGCTGCCCTAGAGGAGGCGGAAGCTGCCTTAGAGCAAGAGGAAAACAAAGTCTTGCGAGGCCAACTGGAACTCAGCCAAGTAAAACAAGAAATCGACCGCCGCAtccaggaaaaagaagaggaattcgACAATACCCG GAAGTGCCATATCCGTGCCTTGGAGTCCATGCAGGGATCCCTTGAAGCTGAGGCTAAGTCCAAGGCTGAGGCCCTTCGCTTAAAGAAAAAGCTTGAGTCCGACATCAACGAGCTGGAGATCTCTCTTGACCACTCGAGCAAGGCTTACTCTGACCTGCAGCGAAGCTATAAGAAAACTCAGGGTGAATTCAAAGAGCTTCAAATTAAGTTCGCAGAGGAGCAGCATCTGGCCTCGGAGCTGCGGGAACAGTTCAGCGTCTCTGAGCGTCGTGCCAATGGCCTCCACATCGAACTTGAGGAAGCCAGAACTCTTCTTGAGCAATCCGACCGTGCTCGTCGCCAGACTGAATCAGAGCTGGCCGACTCCCGGGAGCTGTTCGGCAATACGAATAATCAATTCAGCGCCCTTACCATTGCCAAGAGGAAGCTCGACGGCGAGTGGCAGACTCTTCAT gctGATTACGATGAGATGATGAACGAAGCCAAGAACTCCGAGGAGAAGGCCAAGAAGGCCATGGTGGACGCAGCACGTCTAGCCGATGAACTGCGCGCCGAGCAGGAACACGGCCAGgctcaagaaaaaatacgtaagGGTCTTGAGACTAGTGTGAAGGAGCTGCAACTTAAGCTTGAAGACAGCGAGAATTATGTGTCCAAGACGGGCAAGAAGGCAATGAGCAAACTGGAAACCCGCATTCGCGAACTGGAGTGCCAGCTGGATGATGAAGCCCGCCGCCACTCCGACGCCCAGAAGAACCTGAGGAGGTGCGAGAGGCGCATCAAGGAGCTCACCTTCCAGGCCGACGAGGACAAGAAGAACCACGAGAGGATGCAGGACCTCGTCGACAAACTCCAGCAAAAGATCAAGACCTACAAGAGGCAGATCGAGGAGGCCGAAGAGATCGCTGCCCTCAACCTGGCTAAGTTCCGCAAGGCCCAGCAGGAGCTTGAGGAAGTTCATGCTTGTTGA